The Porites lutea chromosome 4, jaPorLute2.1, whole genome shotgun sequence genome contains a region encoding:
- the LOC140933419 gene encoding E3 ubiquitin-protein ligase MARCHF5-like, which produces MASTYADDLDVRRCWVCFATDEDEPWSQWVKPCRCRGTTKWVHQICLQRWIDEKQAGSSTTKVSCPQCNTEYIIVFPPLGPLLQTVEVLDKLINKVCPIAAAGVVVGSLYWSAVTYGAVTVMQVLGHKEGLEVMERADPMFLFVGLPTIPLALILGKMVRWEDHVLRLWRRHVSKMSFLSYILPHLTSGLATRTPAEPTPLSDPVSLTRLLCGALILPTISTLIGKVCFGYVHSSLHRALLGGISFVAVKGVIRIYYKQQQYVRQAQRVVKDYDQE; this is translated from the exons ATGGCTTCTACTTATGCTGATGACTTGGATGTGAG ACGCTGTTGGGTTTGTTTTGCTACTGATGAAGATGAACCATGGTCACAGTGGGTAAAGCCTTGCCGCTGTCGTGGAACAACAAAATGGGTTCATCAGATATGTCTGCAGCGCTGGATCGATGAAAAACAAGCTGGGAGCTCTACCACTAAAGTTTCCTGTCCGCAGTGCAATACGGAATATATAATTGTCTTTCCTCCTCTGGGACCATTACTACAAACTGTGGAGGTCTTAGACAAGCTAATCAACAAGGTCTGCCCTATTGCTGCAGCAGGGGTTGTTGTGGGCTCACTATATTGGTCCGCCGTCACTTACGGAGCTGTAACAGTCATGCAAGTTTTGGGTCACAAAGAGGGACTGGAGGTCATGGAGAGGGCTGACCCCATGTTTTTATTTGTCGGACTTCCCACTATTCCTTTGGCACTTATACTCGGAAAAATGGTTCGCTGGGAGGATCATGTGTTAAGGTTGTGGAGACGTCATGTCAGTAAGATGTCATTCCTTAGCTATATTCTTCCTCATTTGACATCTGGTTTGGCCACACGCACACCTGCTGAGCCCACGCCACTGTCGGACCCAGTCTCTCTAACCAGACTACTCTGTGGAGCATTGATATTACCAACAATTTCCACACTTATTGGGAAAGTGTGTTTTGGCTACGTACATTCAAGCCTCCATCGAGCCTTGTTG GGAGGCATCAGCTTTGTGGCAGTAAAAGGGGTCATCAGGATCTATTACAAACAGCAACAGTATGTGCGACAAGCACAGAGAGTTGTCAAAGACTACGACCAAGAGTAA